The following proteins are encoded in a genomic region of Blastopirellula marina:
- a CDS encoding BlaI/MecI/CopY family transcriptional regulator has product MARPKAKQLTERELEIMHVFWQEDACGVAEVQQALEKSGRPLAYTTVSTLVKILEEKGFLEQITDERPYQFQAVRSFADVSGRLITDLIERVFGGSREALLTRLFDPGQISAKERKLIESLLQQPPAESQKPSSKPKPKPPRSS; this is encoded by the coding sequence GTGGCACGGCCGAAAGCCAAGCAGTTAACCGAACGTGAGCTGGAGATCATGCATGTCTTCTGGCAGGAAGACGCCTGCGGTGTGGCGGAAGTCCAACAGGCCCTGGAAAAGTCGGGGCGACCACTGGCTTACACAACCGTCAGCACCTTAGTAAAGATCCTCGAAGAGAAAGGGTTTCTCGAGCAGATCACTGACGAACGTCCCTACCAGTTTCAGGCCGTCCGTTCCTTCGCGGACGTCAGCGGCCGACTCATCACCGATTTGATCGAACGCGTGTTCGGCGGGAGCCGAGAAGCACTCCTGACGCGTTTGTTCGATCCTGGTCAAATCTCAGCCAAGGAACGCAAGCTGATCGAATCACTTCTTCAGCAACCTCCTGCGGAATCGCAGAAGCCATCCAGCAAGCCGAAACCTAAACCACCCCGCTCTTCGTAA